Proteins encoded by one window of Serratia nevei:
- the secE gene encoding preprotein translocase subunit SecE produces the protein MSANTEAQGSGRGLEAAKWLIVAVLLVVAIVGNYYYRDLSLPLRALAVVLIIAVAGAVALMTTKGKATVAFAREARTEVRKVIWPTRQETLHTTLIVAAVTAVMSLILWGLDGILVRLVSFITGLRF, from the coding sequence ATGAGTGCGAATACCGAGGCTCAAGGGAGCGGACGCGGCCTGGAAGCGGCAAAGTGGCTGATCGTCGCCGTTCTGTTGGTTGTGGCTATTGTCGGTAACTATTACTACCGTGATTTAAGCCTGCCATTGCGCGCGCTGGCAGTTGTGCTGATCATCGCCGTTGCAGGTGCAGTGGCTCTGATGACCACCAAAGGCAAAGCCACCGTTGCGTTTGCCCGCGAAGCGCGTACCGAAGTACGTAAAGTGATTTGGCCAACTCGTCAGGAAACGCTACACACCACGTTGATCGTTGCCGCGGTAACCGCCGTGATGTCACTGATTCTGTGGGGGCTGGATGGTATTCTGGTCCGTCTGGTGTCGTTTATTACTGGCCTGAGGTTCTAA
- the rplL gene encoding 50S ribosomal protein L7/L12, whose amino-acid sequence MSITKDQILEAVAAMSVMDVVELVSAMEEKFGVSAAAAVAVAAGPAEAAEEKTEFDVILKAAGANKVAVIKAVRGATGLGLKEAKDLVESAPAALKEGVSKDDAEALKKSLEEAGAEVEVK is encoded by the coding sequence ATGTCTATCACTAAAGACCAAATCCTGGAAGCAGTTGCCGCTATGTCCGTAATGGACGTTGTTGAACTGGTTTCCGCTATGGAAGAAAAATTCGGCGTTTCTGCTGCTGCTGCTGTAGCTGTTGCTGCTGGCCCAGCTGAAGCTGCTGAAGAGAAAACTGAATTCGACGTTATCCTGAAAGCTGCAGGCGCTAACAAAGTTGCTGTTATCAAAGCAGTACGTGGCGCTACCGGCCTGGGTCTGAAAGAAGCTAAAGACCTGGTTGAATCTGCTCCAGCCGCTCTGAAAGAAGGCGTGAGCAAAGATGACGCAGAAGCTCTGAAAAAATCTCTGGAAGAAGCTGGCGCAGAAGTTGAAGTTAAATAA
- the coaA gene encoding type I pantothenate kinase, producing the protein MIKRDQSLATPYLQFDRTQWAALRDSVPLTLSEEEIVKLKGINEDLSLEEVAQIYLPLSRLLNFYISSNLRRQAVLEQFLGTDGQKIPYVIGIAGSVAVGKSTTARLLQALLSRWPEHRSVELITTDGFLHPNKVLNERGLMKKKGFPQSYDMHSLVKFVSEVKSGAKRVTAPVYSHLIYDVVPEGNKVIEQPDILILEGLNVLQSGMDYPHDPHRVFVSDFVDFSIYVDAPETLLQSWYINRFLKFRQGAFSNPDSYFHHYSKLPEPEAINIATQLWNEINGLNLQQNILPTRERASLIMTKSANHAVESVRLRK; encoded by the coding sequence ATGATAAAAAGAGATCAATCTTTAGCAACGCCCTACCTACAGTTCGATCGTACCCAATGGGCTGCGTTGAGAGATTCGGTGCCGCTGACGTTGTCGGAAGAAGAGATCGTTAAACTGAAAGGGATTAACGAAGATCTCTCGTTGGAAGAAGTTGCGCAGATTTATCTGCCGCTGTCACGACTGTTGAACTTCTATATCAGCTCCAACCTGCGGCGGCAGGCGGTACTGGAGCAATTCCTCGGCACCGACGGGCAAAAAATTCCCTATGTCATCGGCATCGCCGGCAGCGTAGCCGTCGGTAAGAGCACAACAGCGCGCTTGTTGCAGGCACTGCTGAGCCGCTGGCCGGAACACCGCAGCGTTGAGCTGATCACGACCGACGGTTTCTTGCATCCAAATAAGGTGCTGAACGAACGCGGCCTGATGAAGAAAAAAGGCTTCCCGCAGTCTTACGATATGCATAGCCTGGTGAAATTCGTGTCGGAAGTGAAATCCGGCGCCAAACGCGTCACCGCCCCGGTTTATTCCCATTTGATCTATGACGTTGTGCCCGAGGGCAATAAAGTCATCGAGCAGCCGGATATTCTGATCCTGGAAGGGCTTAACGTATTGCAAAGCGGTATGGATTACCCCCACGATCCGCATCGCGTATTCGTTTCCGATTTTGTCGACTTCTCTATATATGTTGATGCCCCGGAGACGCTATTGCAAAGCTGGTATATCAATCGCTTCCTGAAATTCCGTCAGGGCGCATTTTCCAATCCCGATTCTTATTTCCATCACTATTCAAAATTGCCGGAACCGGAAGCGATTAATATCGCCACGCAATTGTGGAATGAAATTAACGGATTGAATTTGCAGCAGAATATACTGCCTACGCGCGAGAGAGCCAGCCTGATCATGACCAAAAGCGCTAACCACGCCGTTGAAAGCGTGCGTTTAAGAAAGTAA
- the rplJ gene encoding 50S ribosomal protein L10: MALNLQDKQAIVAEVSEVAKGALSAVVADSRGVTVDKMTELRKAGREAGVYMRVVRNTLMRRVVEGTPFECLKDTFVGPTLIAFSHEHPGAAARLFKEFAKANAKFEVKAAAFEGELIPAAQIDRLATLPTYEEAIARLMATMKEAAAGKLVRTLAAVRDQKEAA, encoded by the coding sequence ATGGCATTAAATCTTCAAGACAAACAAGCGATTGTTGCTGAAGTCAGCGAAGTAGCCAAAGGCGCGCTGTCTGCGGTTGTTGCGGATTCCCGCGGCGTTACCGTAGATAAAATGACTGAACTGCGTAAAGCAGGTCGTGAAGCTGGCGTTTACATGCGTGTTGTTCGCAACACCCTGATGCGTCGCGTAGTTGAAGGCACTCCATTCGAATGCCTGAAAGACACGTTTGTCGGTCCAACCTTGATTGCATTCTCTCACGAACACCCGGGCGCTGCTGCTCGTCTGTTCAAAGAGTTCGCGAAAGCGAATGCAAAATTCGAGGTTAAAGCTGCGGCCTTTGAAGGTGAGCTGATCCCAGCGGCGCAAATCGACCGCCTGGCGACGCTGCCAACTTACGAAGAAGCGATCGCACGCCTGATGGCAACCATGAAAGAAGCCGCTGCCGGCAAACTGGTTCGCACTCTGGCTGCAGTACGCGATCAGAAAGAAGCGGCGTAA
- the murB gene encoding UDP-N-acetylmuramate dehydrogenase: protein MSTESASLKNHNTFALPVNAAHLIIADRIEQMLKVWQQTRKRQEPLLILGEGSNVLFLEDFSGTVMVNQLKGIDVREDNDAWHLHVSSGENWHDLVQYTLQAGICGLENLALIPGLAGSAPIQNIGAYGVELKDVCEYVDLLDFSTGAIDRIPAAECGFGYRESIFKHRFQTGHVIVGLGLRLNKQWQPKLSYGDLAKLDPATVTPLQVFESVCAMRRSKLPDPRETGNAGSFFKNPLVNAEKAAELIAKYPGIPHYPQQDGQVKLAAGWLIDQCELKGYRLGGAAVHRQQALVLVNIDNAHSQDVVALARHVRKTVADKFGVWLEPEVRFIGATGELNAVAVLS, encoded by the coding sequence ATGTCTACTGAAAGCGCGTCTTTAAAAAACCACAATACGTTTGCGCTCCCGGTCAACGCAGCGCACCTGATCATAGCCGATAGAATTGAGCAGATGCTCAAGGTTTGGCAACAAACGCGCAAGCGTCAGGAGCCGCTGCTGATTCTCGGTGAAGGTAGCAACGTGCTGTTCCTGGAGGATTTTTCGGGCACGGTCATGGTCAATCAGCTAAAGGGTATCGACGTCCGGGAAGATAACGATGCCTGGCATCTCCACGTCAGCTCCGGTGAGAATTGGCATGATCTGGTGCAATATACGCTGCAGGCCGGGATCTGCGGTCTGGAGAACCTGGCGTTGATTCCTGGATTGGCTGGCTCCGCGCCTATTCAGAACATCGGCGCCTACGGCGTCGAATTGAAAGACGTTTGCGAGTATGTCGACCTGCTGGATTTCTCTACCGGCGCTATCGATCGCATTCCGGCTGCCGAATGTGGTTTCGGCTACCGGGAAAGTATTTTCAAACACCGTTTCCAAACCGGACATGTCATTGTCGGGCTGGGTTTACGCCTCAACAAACAGTGGCAACCCAAATTGAGCTACGGCGATCTTGCTAAGCTGGATCCCGCTACGGTGACGCCGCTTCAGGTATTTGAATCCGTATGCGCCATGCGCCGCAGCAAGCTGCCCGATCCGCGTGAAACCGGCAATGCCGGCAGCTTCTTCAAGAATCCGCTGGTGAACGCAGAGAAAGCCGCAGAACTCATCGCCAAATATCCTGGCATACCGCATTATCCGCAGCAGGATGGCCAGGTGAAGCTGGCCGCCGGCTGGCTTATCGACCAATGCGAGCTGAAAGGATATCGTCTCGGTGGTGCTGCGGTACACCGCCAGCAGGCGCTGGTGCTGGTGAACATCGACAACGCCCACAGCCAGGATGTGGTGGCGCTGGCGCGCCATGTACGCAAGACGGTGGCCGATAAATTTGGCGTCTGGCTGGAGCCTGAGGTGCGTTTTATTGGCGCGACCGGTGAGCTGAATGCCGTGGCGGTGCTGTCATGA
- a CDS encoding GNAT family N-acetyltransferase: MKIVPINAATLPIYRDELARLLTDAVTHGASVGYDTLIPHEDAESYFHSLRPALAKGELLLWIARDERGVVGTVQLELCQKPNGRNRAEVVKLLVHSRARRNGVGQALMKSLEHAALQQQRGLLYLDTQAGSAAEALYRSLGYRCLGELPDYAAGPDGHYHPTVIYYKRLFAVNQPSRAIAS; the protein is encoded by the coding sequence ATGAAAATAGTGCCTATCAACGCCGCTACGCTGCCGATTTACCGCGATGAATTGGCCCGCCTGTTGACCGATGCCGTCACGCACGGCGCTTCTGTCGGTTACGACACCTTAATCCCTCACGAAGACGCCGAAAGCTACTTCCACAGTCTGCGGCCGGCCTTGGCCAAAGGTGAACTGCTGCTGTGGATTGCCCGTGACGAGCGCGGCGTCGTTGGCACCGTGCAACTCGAGCTCTGCCAGAAGCCGAACGGCCGTAATCGTGCGGAGGTAGTGAAGCTGTTGGTGCATAGCCGCGCTCGCCGAAACGGCGTAGGTCAGGCGCTGATGAAGTCACTGGAGCACGCGGCACTGCAACAGCAGCGCGGGCTATTGTACCTGGATACGCAGGCCGGTTCGGCAGCAGAAGCGCTTTATCGCAGCCTGGGTTATCGCTGTTTGGGCGAGCTACCGGATTATGCGGCAGGGCCCGATGGGCATTACCATCCAACCGTTATTTATTACAAACGCCTGTTCGCCGTGAACCAACCTTCGCGCGCCATCGCCAGCTAG
- the tuf gene encoding elongation factor Tu: protein MSKEKFERTKPHVNVGTIGHVDHGKTTLTAAITTVLAKTYGGSARAFDQIDNAPEEKARGITINTSHVEYDTPTRHYAHVDCPGHADYVKNMITGAAQMDGAILVVAATDGPMPQTREHILLGRQVGVPFIIVFMNKCDMVDDEELLELVEMEVRELLSAYDFPGDDLPVIRGSALKALEGEAEWEAKIIELAEALDSYIPEPERAIDKPFLLPIEDVFSISGRGTVVTGRVERGIIKVGEEVEIVGIKDTVKSTCTGVEMFRKLLDEGRAGENVGVLLRGIKREEIERGQVLAKPGSIKPHTQFESEVYILSKDEGGRHTPFFKGYRPQFYFRTTDVTGTIELPEGVEMVMPGDNVNMVVTLIHPIAMDDGLRFAIREGGRTVGAGVVAKVIA from the coding sequence ATGTCTAAAGAAAAGTTTGAACGTACAAAACCGCACGTTAACGTCGGTACTATCGGCCACGTTGACCACGGTAAAACTACCCTGACTGCAGCGATCACTACCGTACTGGCTAAAACCTACGGCGGTTCTGCACGTGCTTTCGACCAGATCGATAACGCGCCAGAAGAAAAAGCTCGTGGTATCACCATCAACACCTCTCACGTTGAGTATGACACCCCGACTCGTCACTACGCGCACGTTGACTGCCCAGGGCACGCCGACTACGTGAAAAACATGATCACCGGTGCTGCTCAGATGGACGGCGCGATCTTGGTAGTAGCTGCGACTGACGGCCCAATGCCTCAGACCCGTGAGCACATCCTGCTGGGTCGTCAGGTTGGCGTTCCTTTCATCATCGTATTCATGAACAAATGCGACATGGTTGATGATGAAGAGCTGCTGGAACTGGTAGAAATGGAAGTTCGCGAACTGCTGTCCGCGTACGACTTCCCAGGCGACGACCTGCCAGTAATCCGCGGTTCCGCGCTGAAAGCGCTGGAAGGCGAAGCTGAGTGGGAAGCGAAAATCATCGAACTGGCTGAAGCCCTGGACAGCTACATCCCAGAGCCAGAGCGTGCTATCGACAAGCCGTTCCTGCTGCCAATCGAAGACGTATTCTCCATCTCCGGTCGTGGTACCGTTGTTACCGGTCGTGTTGAGCGCGGTATCATCAAAGTTGGCGAAGAAGTTGAAATCGTTGGTATCAAAGACACCGTTAAGTCTACCTGTACTGGCGTTGAAATGTTCCGCAAACTGCTGGACGAAGGCCGTGCTGGTGAGAACGTAGGTGTTCTGCTGCGTGGTATCAAACGTGAAGAAATCGAACGTGGTCAGGTACTGGCGAAGCCAGGCTCTATCAAGCCGCACACCCAGTTCGAATCTGAAGTGTACATCCTGAGCAAAGATGAAGGTGGTCGTCACACGCCATTCTTCAAAGGCTACCGTCCACAGTTCTACTTCCGTACCACTGACGTGACCGGTACCATCGAACTGCCAGAAGGCGTAGAGATGGTAATGCCTGGCGACAACGTGAACATGGTTGTCACCCTGATTCACCCAATCGCGATGGACGACGGTCTGCGTTTCGCAATCCGTGAAGGCGGCCGTACCGTTGGCGCAGGTGTTGTTGCTAAAGTTATCGCTTAA
- the rplK gene encoding 50S ribosomal protein L11, whose protein sequence is MAKKVQAYVKLQVAAGMANPSPPVGPALGQQGVNIMEFCKAFNAKTDSVEKGLPIPVVITVYSDRSFTFVTKTPPAAVLLKKAAGIKSGSGKPNKDKVGKVTRAQVREIAETKAADMTGSDVEAMTRSIEGTARSMGLVVED, encoded by the coding sequence ATGGCTAAGAAAGTACAAGCCTACGTCAAGCTGCAAGTTGCAGCTGGTATGGCGAACCCGAGCCCACCAGTGGGTCCAGCTCTGGGTCAGCAGGGCGTTAACATCATGGAATTCTGTAAGGCATTCAACGCTAAGACTGACAGCGTTGAAAAAGGTCTGCCGATTCCGGTTGTTATCACCGTTTATTCTGATCGCTCCTTCACTTTCGTTACCAAAACCCCGCCAGCAGCAGTTCTGCTGAAAAAAGCGGCTGGTATCAAGTCTGGTTCCGGTAAGCCGAACAAAGACAAAGTAGGTAAAGTGACCCGTGCTCAGGTACGTGAAATCGCAGAAACCAAAGCTGCGGACATGACTGGTTCTGACGTTGAAGCGATGACTCGCTCCATCGAAGGTACCGCTCGTTCCATGGGCCTGGTAGTGGAGGATTAA
- the birA gene encoding bifunctional biotin--[acetyl-CoA-carboxylase] ligase/biotin operon repressor BirA, whose protein sequence is MKDTKVPLKLIALLADGEFHSGEHLGESLGMSRAAINKHIQTIREWGLDVFTVPGKGYSLPGAIQLLEAERILSLLEDKRVSVLPVVDSTNQYLLDRIAELHSGDACVAEYQQAGRGRRGRQWISPFGANLYLSMFWRLEQGPAAAMGLSLVIGMVMAEVLQRLGAADVRVKWPNDLYLNDRKLAGILVELTGKTGDAAQLVIGAGINLAMRDTNASAITQGWINLQEAGIQIDRNELAATLLNELRQSLKQFEIDGLAPFIGRWRTLDNFIDRPVKLLIGERQIVGIARGIDSQGALLLEQDGEIKPFIGGEISLRSAE, encoded by the coding sequence ATGAAAGATACCAAGGTTCCGTTAAAACTGATCGCGCTGCTGGCCGACGGCGAATTCCATTCCGGGGAACACCTCGGTGAGTCACTCGGCATGAGCCGTGCTGCGATCAATAAGCATATTCAAACCATTCGCGAGTGGGGGCTGGATGTTTTTACCGTGCCTGGCAAAGGTTACAGCCTGCCTGGTGCCATCCAGCTGTTGGAAGCTGAGCGTATCCTCAGCCTGCTGGAAGACAAGCGTGTAAGCGTGTTGCCGGTGGTCGATTCCACCAACCAATACTTGCTGGACCGCATCGCCGAATTGCACTCCGGTGACGCCTGCGTCGCTGAATACCAACAGGCGGGGCGTGGGCGCCGCGGGCGGCAGTGGATCTCGCCATTCGGCGCTAATTTATACCTGTCGATGTTCTGGCGCTTGGAGCAAGGCCCGGCGGCGGCAATGGGGCTTAGCCTGGTGATCGGGATGGTGATGGCGGAAGTTCTGCAGCGTCTCGGTGCGGCAGACGTGCGCGTTAAGTGGCCTAACGATCTTTATCTGAACGATCGTAAACTGGCGGGGATCCTGGTCGAACTGACGGGAAAAACCGGCGATGCGGCTCAACTGGTCATCGGTGCCGGCATTAACCTGGCGATGCGGGATACCAACGCCAGCGCCATTACCCAGGGCTGGATTAACCTGCAGGAAGCGGGAATTCAGATCGATCGCAATGAGCTGGCTGCAACCCTGCTCAATGAGCTGCGTCAGTCGTTGAAACAGTTTGAGATAGACGGACTGGCGCCATTTATCGGTCGCTGGCGTACCCTGGATAACTTTATCGACAGACCGGTCAAGCTCCTGATTGGCGAGCGGCAGATTGTGGGCATCGCCCGAGGTATCGATTCGCAGGGGGCGCTACTACTGGAACAAGACGGAGAGATAAAACCCTTCATCGGCGGGGAGATATCACTGCGCAGTGCGGAATAG
- the nusG gene encoding transcription termination/antitermination protein NusG, translating into MSEAPKKRWYVVQAFSGFEGRVAQSLREHIKLHDMEELFGEVMVPTEEVVEIRGGQRRKSERKFFPGYVLVQMVMNDASWHLVRSVPRVMGFIGGTSDRPAPISDKEVDAIMNRLQQVGDKPRPKTLFEPGELVRVNDGPFADFNGVVEEVDYEKSRLKVSVSIFGRATPVELDFSQVEKG; encoded by the coding sequence ATGTCTGAAGCTCCAAAAAAACGTTGGTACGTCGTTCAGGCGTTTTCCGGTTTTGAAGGTCGCGTAGCACAATCGCTGCGTGAACACATCAAACTGCACGATATGGAAGAGCTGTTCGGCGAAGTGATGGTGCCTACGGAGGAAGTGGTTGAAATCCGTGGCGGCCAGCGTCGCAAGAGCGAGCGTAAGTTCTTCCCTGGCTACGTGCTGGTGCAGATGGTGATGAATGACGCCAGCTGGCACCTGGTGCGCAGCGTACCGCGCGTCATGGGGTTCATCGGCGGGACGTCTGACCGTCCTGCGCCAATCAGCGATAAAGAAGTTGATGCGATCATGAACCGCCTGCAGCAGGTTGGTGACAAGCCGCGTCCGAAAACGCTGTTCGAACCGGGCGAGCTGGTGCGCGTCAACGACGGCCCGTTTGCCGATTTCAACGGTGTGGTCGAAGAAGTCGATTACGAGAAGAGCCGCCTGAAAGTTTCCGTTTCCATCTTTGGCCGTGCAACGCCGGTGGAACTGGACTTCAGCCAGGTTGAGAAAGGCTGA
- the rplA gene encoding 50S ribosomal protein L1 — protein sequence MAKLTKRMRVIRDKVDATKQYDITEAVALLKELATAKFVESVDVAVNLGIDARKSDQNVRGATVLPHGTGRSVRVAVFAQGANAEAAKAAGAELVGMDDLADQIKKGEMNFDVVIASPDAMRVVGQLGQILGPRGLMPNPKVGTVTPNVAEAVKNAKAGQVRYRNDKNGIIHTTIGKVDFDADKLKENLEALLVALKKAKPSQAKGMYIKKVSLSTTMGAGVAIDQSGLSAAAN from the coding sequence ATGGCTAAGCTGACCAAGCGCATGCGCGTGATCCGTGACAAAGTTGATGCTACTAAACAGTATGACATCACTGAAGCTGTTGCTCTGCTGAAAGAGCTGGCCACCGCTAAATTCGTAGAAAGCGTTGACGTTGCCGTTAACCTCGGCATCGACGCTCGTAAATCTGACCAAAACGTTCGTGGCGCTACCGTTCTGCCACACGGCACCGGTCGTTCCGTTCGCGTTGCCGTATTTGCCCAAGGCGCTAACGCTGAAGCAGCGAAAGCTGCCGGCGCAGAGCTGGTAGGTATGGACGATCTGGCTGACCAGATCAAGAAAGGCGAAATGAACTTCGACGTTGTTATTGCTTCCCCGGATGCAATGCGCGTTGTTGGTCAACTGGGCCAGATCCTGGGTCCACGCGGCCTGATGCCAAACCCGAAAGTGGGTACCGTTACTCCGAACGTTGCTGAAGCAGTGAAAAACGCTAAAGCAGGTCAGGTTCGCTACCGTAACGACAAAAACGGCATCATCCATACCACTATCGGTAAGGTTGATTTCGACGCAGACAAACTGAAAGAAAACCTGGAAGCCCTGCTGGTTGCGCTGAAAAAAGCAAAACCTTCTCAGGCGAAAGGCATGTACATCAAGAAAGTTAGCCTCTCCACCACCATGGGTGCTGGCGTTGCTATCGATCAGAGCGGTCTGTCTGCTGCAGCGAACTAA